From Bombyx mori chromosome 27, ASM3026992v2:
attgagataagagttctaaggtctcagtataattacaagtaTAGCAAGGTACaagtattatatttaaacatcTCTGATGCTCAGGAGCCACGACATCTTGCGTCTTACCACATCACGCATACCAGGAATCGAGCTCATCATAATAATTTCCAACAAATCATACGTGCTGAAGTATTTCTGTACCATTCGGTGGTCGCTTTGAATTACGCTGCCCTGCAACCctcagacacatcccactgagtttctcaccgaatcttctcagagggtcgcgtttccgatccgatggtagattctgcgaagcacggctcttgctagggttcgtgttagcaacgtcgtcaggtttgagtcctttgagctcacctacgagttaaggttacgctgaaataacctctcaaggctctcagcttgggtaggaaaaaaaaaaccgccctGGTAAAAGAACTACTGGCAATGATTTACTGTCGTCGTATAAGAAGGCGTGAACTTACGATCCAGTTCATTTTACGGATTTATCGTCACTTATCTAAAATATTAATCGGTAGTTACTACAAGCGTAGCCGGTCCCTACTTTTATAAAATGACtagttgtacccgtccgcttcgctgggcatttaaaattaacattattatttctcacccccacaaagattctcatcactaacgcccccgcaactggtgtagggagtacACTCATATACAcacaacactcatataaatattagcctatccattaagttcatgtattttctacacggataccaagtttcaagtcaatcggatgcacgattcagtagttataacggaacatccggaaaaaccactgtagatttatatattagtatagataaaattaaatagcgaTCTCTCGCGCTATCTTCCAGGCCATCCTACTCCGGGGAGTCACATGTTCTGAAGTCAGGGCAGAGGAACTAGCATTGGAGTTGGATCCGAACGTTCAAGTGAAAGAAGAGGCGAGAAGACTTTCGGAGCAGTCGAACTTAAGTGATCAGACCCAAGGCTACCAGCCGTACCCTTGCGGAACCGACGGTTTGGTAAGTTAACGTTTTTTGCTCAAATGCCAACTTTTCAGACACCATAGTTCATATTGATGTTGAGTTGCTGCTGTATTTGCTGTTTCTATTTCTGTAACGCTATGCCAAAAGTCAAGATCTTCAAATTCAATGTCTAAGCTGTCACGTTCACGCGACGGTGTCTACAGATTCTGATAATTGCTTGGGATCATGTGCATTTTTAATTTGACTAAATCTTACAAAAATGCAGTAATCATATTATTCTTTTACGTAATAGTGAAAGAGGATGCATCATTTTTTAGAAATTCCTATagataaactatttaatatgtCTTGAAGGGTTTCAGAGAAGTTGATTCTTTTGTCTTCAACATTTCATCGACagtaattttgttattaaatgcTTTTAGGGCGACGCTCCGTTCCCGTTCAAAACTGAATGCGACCAGGAAACTGTGACGTATAAGGAGTCACGGTCCAATTCCACCAGCACCGTGGTGGTCACCACGGCACAGATCCACCACCCCAACCAGGAAGTCAACTTGGAACAGGTACGAATAAAAATGACTTGgagttttcaaattaattaatctacCGATTGAAATTGTTACAAAGAAATCAGAATATTTATCAAGATATAAGATTGCATGTACAATAAAGATAACAATAGTGTAATGATTATTTCAATCACATTGGAATACCAGCATAAagcggtttttattttaaattaattgcttAATCTTTTTTTCTCATAAGGTGGCTGAAGGTGAAATGGTGGAGAATAAGCTGGTGATACCCGACGAAATGATGCAATATCTTAACCAATCAATATTGGCAACCGAAGCGGAAACATCAGCTAAAACGGACTCCGCAAATCGACCTAACACAGAACCGAGTCTAGATAAGGACAGTGCTACCAAAGACAATACCACAAACGAACAACAAAACACTAATAATTCCAGTGATAAAGTCAGTGACGTAGCGACCAGTGACGATTCTCTACTTAAAAATCTAGGTGCCATAGGAAGTGATCTCAATATAAGTGATATTCAAGTCGATTTAAGGTCGTTAGACGTTAGTATGTCGGGCAACAGCGGCTCTCTTCTGGCTGTCAAAACACCCGAAGATAAAACTCCTCTACAAGAACAAGTCACCCCGGAAGTCAAAGCAGAGAACAAAGAAAGGGAAACGAAGAAGTCGGATCCGAATCCTTTGCAATCACTGCAAACGATGACAGCCAACCAGACTGAACAATCCAATAAAATTAGGGCTAATGCTCAGAAACAGAATAAGACGAATACTAAGACTATAATGAGTCAAAATATTTTGAGTCCGCAGAACCTGCCTCACAGCATGTTGAGTCCACAAAGCCTCCCGCACAGTGCAATGAGTCCACAAAGCGTTATGAGTCCGCACAATATCCCACAAAATATTATGTCCCCTCCCAGTGCTTATAACGTGATGAGCCCCCAAAGTGCGATGAGTGTAATGTCCCCGCAGCATAATGCCATGAGCCCACAAAGCATGCAAAGTCTCATGAGTCCACAGATACCCAACCAAATAATGTTGAGCCCTCGTCACAATAACGTCAGTAGCCCCATGTCACAGAATATGGCTAGTCCCATGATGAACATGGCTAGTCCGATGGGACAGACCATAGCCAGTCCCATGAGCCACGGTATGCCCAGCCCCATGCATCCAGGAATGCAAAGCCCAATGGGACAGGGCATGGCAAGTCCAATGATACAAAACATGCCGGTGGCTATGAACGGACCTGTGAACCCCAATCTCCAAAATCAAATGATCAACGTTAATCAACAACAAATGGCTCTCAACTATCGGCCCAACTGTCACAGAATGCCGGCTCGGCCAAATATGCCGATGCCGAACCAGTACAcgcaaaattacaataacaACCAACCACCACAATATCCAATGCAAAACCAAAATGTTAACGTGCACCATCAAAACGTGCAAAATTATCAAATCATGCAATCTTACAACCAGAACCAAGCACCGACGGTCAATCAAATGGTTCAAAATCAGAACGTTCATTATCCGAACCAGCCTATGATGAACTACCAACAGATGAACTTCAACCAGAACAGCCGTGCTCACCCGATGCAGTCGTCTAGATCGTCCATGATGAGCGTCGACAACAGCGGCAATATGACCCGGGGTGTAATGACCAGTTACTGCGACACGCAACACCAGTGCCCGCCCGCACAGACCAACCATTACAACCAGAACGTACAGTACCCTCAGCCGCCTCCATACAATGCCGTCGTCAATAACAACGTGATGGGACCTCCACCACCGAAGAACAATCACCAATACAACCAAGCTATGATGAACAATAACCAATATTACAATCACCAGAGGCCTTACAACCAATGGGACTATCCAGGCAATCAGTTCAACAAACACAATCCACAGAAGTCCACACCGAATTCCGTGAACATGTCGACGGGAAGCCAGAAACAAGTCAAGTGCAACCGGCTGACGAACTGCAACCAAATCAAGAACGACCAGGCTGATTGCAGCATGAACAGCCTGAGGAGCCAAAACAATCAGCCCAGCGAAGTCCAAGTCTGGGACATATCTCAGTCGCAAATCGAAGCGAACAACGGAAGACGGAAGACCCAAAACAATTCAATGAGACAGGAAACTTATCAGAGAACGCTGGAGTACGTCGAGAACTGTGAAAACTGGAAGAGTTCTGAAATGGTGTCGAGCACCACGCATCCCCTGCAAGGCGATAATATGGTTGTGAATGACCTCCAGACGTCTTTGTCTTCGTTTTACGAGGAGAATCAATACCTCCAAATGATTCAATAGTTGCTTAagtgtattattaatattttttttgtaaaatcaaGGACATAAACTACATACTTGAACAGTGCACTAATGCCACATATTCGATTTCTAATTCACTTATTGTAGGGCAGTTAACAAGTGAGAGTGTACGTAATGTACTATGCTCAAGTTTCAGAAGTCAATCGAAGCAACCATACCATTTTTAACTTTCAAcgaaataatataaagaaacACGTTTGGCACTctgggactgccgcggtaaagctattgcatagcattttttatcaacttatgcaattgtaat
This genomic window contains:
- the LOC692674 gene encoding transcriptional activator cubitus interruptus; the protein is MPDRESVGGPGNSGSGFLPLQFPSAFAAFHATTPPGTPSAAMHHATHYHHHAQLAAAAAAAAGATSELSYLAALHPAYRPVPYDHPLYGANTLRGLEYLSAARSLHPELHAGSTLASQDFQLSLDGSRIASPTRLRLSGGAIGASANRKRAVSWSPYSAESLDLAAVIRASPASLAVRAPSAASTGSYGHLSAGAISPALSLSHASLAQQLLARGGVVGSSGVLAGGVLLDPAHQQAAAAAAHHAAHAHLVAGIHRSHISSPTQLLMGPVDVRQGLGLDGTPPQHLQQPSQQPEITSVMEADSATGLMQRKSPQGILTHRDNVSNKPLSAAAESTVHDGLDSKDEPGDFIETNCHWVDCKLEFPTQDDLVKHINTDHIHASKKAFVCRWVGCSRDEKPFKAQYMLVVHMRRHTGEKPHKCTFEGCCKAYSRLENLKTHLRSHTGEKPYTCEYPGCAKAFSNASDRAKHQNRTHSNEKPYVCKAPGCTKRYTDPSSLRKHVKTVHGAEFYASKKHKGCTRGDDSAESGGGGAGSSPRSEEGGVPPAIRGHTSSASVKSESPASPIPHGLHTSAHQLSAQCGGELDFGGGLGGYRDENGLPYFRLDGEIEQEVVGEVGQLPLMLRAMVAIGEPRAAPHAPRLGNKMALARMPPPHADLGGGGVTGRTELGSTNVGVELKTGASNTRRDSGISSGSSLYSARSSDISRKSSQASVVSGAVAGGVGAQRLVAHHTAAYDQLSPDSSRRSSQVSCAGYAPPPSSALAAVQAVRTSQGNQAILLRGVTCSEVRAEELALELDPNVQVKEEARRLSEQSNLSDQTQGYQPYPCGTDGLGDAPFPFKTECDQETVTYKESRSNSTSTVVVTTAQIHHPNQEVNLEQVAEGEMVENKLVIPDEMMQYLNQSILATEAETSAKTDSANRPNTEPSLDKDSATKDNTTNEQQNTNNSSDKVSDVATSDDSLLKNLGAIGSDLNISDIQVDLRSLDVSMSGNSGSLLAVKTPEDKTPLQEQVTPEVKAENKERETKKSDPNPLQSLQTMTANQTEQSNKIRANAQKQNKTNTKTIMSQNILSPQNLPHSMLSPQSLPHSAMSPQSVMSPHNIPQNIMSPPSAYNVMSPQSAMSVMSPQHNAMSPQSMQSLMSPQIPNQIMLSPRHNNVSSPMSQNMASPMMNMASPMGQTIASPMSHGMPSPMHPGMQSPMGQGMASPMIQNMPVAMNGPVNPNLQNQMINVNQQQMALNYRPNCHRMPARPNMPMPNQYTQNYNNNQPPQYPMQNQNVNVHHQNVQNYQIMQSYNQNQAPTVNQMVQNQNVHYPNQPMMNYQQMNFNQNSRAHPMQSSRSSMMSVDNSGNMTRGVMTSYCDTQHQCPPAQTNHYNQNVQYPQPPPYNAVVNNNVMGPPPPKNNHQYNQAMMNNNQYYNHQRPYNQWDYPGNQFNKHNPQKSTPNSVNMSTGSQKQVKCNRLTNCNQIKNDQADCSMNSLRSQNNQPSEVQVWDISQSQIEANNGRRKTQNNSMRQETYQRTLEYVENCENWKSSEMVSSTTHPLQGDNMVVNDLQTSLSSFYEENQYLQMIQ